In Cicer arietinum cultivar CDC Frontier isolate Library 1 chromosome 7, Cicar.CDCFrontier_v2.0, whole genome shotgun sequence, the genomic window GGGACTCTACAATGCTTGCTGATTGCCGATCTTCTTGATTTTTTATTGCATCAACTAACATAGTAATTCCTTTGTCTCGTGTTATTATGCACTCCCTCcttctaataaaataatgatttttttttaatttatttttattaattgttaacatattttgattataataaataaataaatatataaaataaaaaataataatttgagaggGAAGCgctatttttatattattttccaatGAGATAGGTATTATAATATGAGGTGAGTAATCCGTTATTGATATTATCTGCATTTATTGATTTCacctttttatattaataataataatccttTTTTGGCAAGAAAATCACCGCACTGATTTATAATGGTAGCTACTAGTAGTGAGTGGTGCAAGGCAAAGGACATGATGAGATATCATATTCTTGTTGTGAAGAAGCTGTTAACCAGTCACCACCGATAACGTAACAAGTAAGAAGACACTCCCATTCCTTTTTCTCTGTCATTTCTTCCATCAAACCCAATCTCTAATCTCTATAATGCATCATCCGTGTACTAGTAGTTTACTTGGTGTGTAACAGAGGAAAACCTCTAAGGTCGTTTCACTCCAAAACGCTGTACCGAATCTTTACCCTTTCAAGATATTCTTTGATTCAACTTCCGATCTTCCATCCACCCCTAATTAATCTTCTCCTATTGCTTCCTTTAAACGCGCTTTCGTCTACCCTTTCATCTCGGCGACAACTTCAAAGTATGtatcacctttttcattttttttctttcttctcttaATTAGTACATCATTACATGCTAATTGATGCCAAAATTTTGGGATTAGATTAGATTCATTTGTATTtctagaatgaaaaaaaaaaatggacttTCTATTTGTGGCTCTGTTGTAGGCTTGTAGCTCAACCAAAGTGAAGTTGGTTGATAGAAAgcttttgttaaattattttccttttagatgttttaaaatttaggttaGAACAGAAAATTGTAACAGAATTTAATGAgaaattagttttaaataaataaatagtatgaaaacaattgttatgcttatatttattaaagtatATTTGAGATAATTAAGATGTAGAATTTATTGGCAAAGCATGTTGTTTTACCAAGAGTTTTGTCcaatttaattgtaaaattctttttattaatttgttttaattgcTTTACAGGAAGAAGACTTTGTGTTTTCTTGTAGATGGCTACACTTTCAGATATTGGGCTTGCAGCTGGAATAAACATTTTGAGTGCATTTATATTCTTTGTTGCATTTGCTATTTTGAGGCTTCAGCCTTTGAATGATAGAGTATACTTCCCAAAATGGTATCTGAAGGGTTTAAGAACAGATCCTGTGCACGGAGGAGCGTTTGTGCGCAAGATTGTCAATTTAGATTGGAGATCATATATTAGGTTTTTGAATTGGATGCCAGCTGCACTTAGAATGCCAGAGCCTGAGCTTATTGATCATGCTGGACTAGACTCTGTTGTTTACTTGAGGATTTACTTGTTAGGGTATGGTCATGGACAATGATTGAAATTGAATACCATATCAGTAAAGGAGAATATGATCCctgatgttattattattatttttatttctttttgtccaGACTTAAGATCTTTGTACCTATAGCGTTCCTAGCTTGGGCGATGCTGGTTCCCGTCAACTGGACAAGCACTGGGCTAGAAACGGCTGGGATAAAAAACATAACTTCCAGCGACGTTGATAAACTCTCAGTTTCAAATGTCCAGCGTGGATCTGAAAGGTTTGAAAAACTATCATTCAGTGTAATTACAGTTTTGTTGCTGCTTCTTGATgttgtttaataaattatcttCTAATCTGAAGTACCTGCATGTCAAGATGTATTCCTGACCTAATAATATATATGGATTAACTATGTCTGTGAGGCTTTATGTCTAGTGTGTAACCTTTATTTACTGTAGACATCTTGATTGTTTTGCATCTATTCTCTAGATATTATTACTGCTGTTATATGTTACTTACTTTTTCTTCTAATCAGTACCTCGTAATGCGACATCACTTCTCCAtttcaattatcattttttttcttttttgtgtaatcttattttttttaaaagttgtatAGCTGCTTTTATGGTGCATTCATGTCCGTATTTGATTATATAACCTATTTTCAAGTATTGTTTTTTTGACATTGTTGCTAAATCTGGTgcttttctaaaattttacaCTATCTCAGGTTTTGGTCACACATTGTAGCTGCTTATGCATTTACCTTCTGGACATGCTATATTTTGATGAGAGAGTATGAAAAAGTTGCCTCAATGAGATTACAATTTGTTGCAGCAGAAAAGCGTCGTCCTGATCAATTTTCGGTAATATTTTGTTCTCTATTTTTAGTGAGGAATTTTTCTATCTAAAACTACTACTTTTCCCTTTTTTGGGAAGCTTTGAGATGAAGCATGGAACTCTGATTTTATGTTTCTTGTGTAAGAGGTGGTATGCTTTTTATTTTAGGTGCGTAATACGTTTGAACCTATAGCCTCATACAAACTACCAAATCCCCTCACCACTACCCCAATCACAGTGATTAAAGGTGCTATGCCTACTTACCTACTTAGTAATTTTTCTAGGTAGATCTCAACTGTATACTTTCCACATTTAAAATATGTGGATTACCAGTGTGGATTTTCTAGTAATTAGGAAATCATAATAAGAATCCAGCTATTTATATCAGTGAATAAGTAAGCAAAATAATAGAGTGATGACTGTTATGtggtatttaaatttaaatacatcAAAGAGATATAAGAAAAGATAAAAGGTCTAACAGAAAGttctataaaaattaataaaacaaggCAGGAACAAACATAACTTTAGCACTGAAGAGCTCTCCAATCTGACAAAATCTTTACAATAACCAAGTTTGGGAAAATTGCTATTATAGGTTGAATTGTCACATGTTAAAATTGAGATATATGAGATATTCCTTCatacatatttttcttatagaaaatatattactttgaaGGTGCTCGTTAGAAACATTCCTCCAGATCCTGATGAATCTGTTAGTGAGCTCGTTGAGCACTTCTTTCTGGTCAATCATCCGGATAACTATCTTACTCACCAGGTTGGTTCCTATTGCAACAATGTTAAATTTGTTAATTGTCAAATTGATTTTGAGATAATGTGTATGAAACGTGGAGTACATTATTAACTAGATATATTACAATAGATATAATTTTGCCCATTTATTTAGGAAGCGAAAAAACAGTATGTGACAGCATATTTAATGTGACACTTACGCAGGTTGTTTATAATGCAAACAAATTAGCAAAGTTGGTTAAAAAGAAGAGCAAGATGCAGAATTGGCTCGtctattatcaaaataaatttgccAGAACTTCAAAAAAACCTGAAGTGAAGGTATTAGTTTTAAACTGATGTGCTTTCAAATGTAAGAATAGCGATATTAAAATTTACCACAatctttcttttataattttaccaGACTGGTTTCCTTGGTCTTCGTGGAAAGAAAGTAGATGCTATTGAGTATTACACCACTGAAATTGACAAGCTGTCCAAAGAAGTAAGTCCATAATTTTTCTGCTATAAATTTCACTGTGCACTGCATGCAATTTAATTTACTAGTATAAGTTCTTTAtgctaataaaaaattacaaaattattctaACATGGGATGGGAAtcgaatattaatttttcagaaTTGATGTCACGGACTATGATATGCCAAACTTTAACAATCTCTTTATCGCGTGTGCATGAATATTATTCTGCTTTTGAGGAGTTATCTCATCATGTAGCTACCGAATGGCTTGCTTGCCGTTGACTATTAATGCAATGAATAGTTTTCTGATGGATCACCAAATGAAATTTGGATGAATTTGCCGTTGACTGTTAGATGCTGAAAGAACTTCTCagccataaaattttaaatgggATAATATTTGCAGAAACTTTGGGCCTTATTGTGGTTTCATAACTGTTATGTCTCCAGAAATTCTCATGAAACATACAGTGATTCCAGTTAATCACCTTTTGCAGATAGCTTTGGAGAGGGATAAGGTCACTAATGATCCGAAGTCTGTTATGCCTGCTGCATTTGTTTCTTTTAAAAGTCGATGGGGTGCTGCAGTTTgtgcacaaactcaacaaaccaGAAATCCAACAATTTGGTTGACTGAGTGGGCTCCAGAGCCACGGGATGTCTATTGGCCAAACTTGGCAATTCCATATGTTTCCCTAACTGTTAGAAGGTTGATCATAGCTGTTGCATTCTTTTTTCTCACTTTCTTTTTCATGATCCCCATAGCAATAGTACAAACTCTTGCGAGTCTTGATGGAATCCAGAAAGCAGCACCATGGTTGAAGCCACTTATTCGTGTGTAAGTCTAATCTCATAGTTGGAACTTCGGAGATATGATTCTATCCACATTATAActggattttatttatttgcattTACTTTATTGTGCAGCCCTATCGTTAAGTCATTCATTCAGGGTTTTCTACCTGGTATTGCATTGAAgcttttt contains:
- the LOC101492354 gene encoding calcium permeable stress-gated cation channel 1-like, with the translated sequence MATLSDIGLAAGINILSAFIFFVAFAILRLQPLNDRVYFPKWYLKGLRTDPVHGGAFVRKIVNLDWRSYIRFLNWMPAALRMPEPELIDHAGLDSVVYLRIYLLGLKIFVPIAFLAWAMLVPVNWTSTGLETAGIKNITSSDVDKLSVSNVQRGSERFWSHIVAAYAFTFWTCYILMREYEKVASMRLQFVAAEKRRPDQFSVLVRNIPPDPDESVSELVEHFFLVNHPDNYLTHQVVYNANKLAKLVKKKSKMQNWLVYYQNKFARTSKKPEVKTGFLGLRGKKVDAIEYYTTEIDKLSKEIALERDKVTNDPKSVMPAAFVSFKSRWGAAVCAQTQQTRNPTIWLTEWAPEPRDVYWPNLAIPYVSLTVRRLIIAVAFFFLTFFFMIPIAIVQTLASLDGIQKAAPWLKPLIRVPIVKSFIQGFLPGIALKLFLIFLPTILMMMSKFEGFGSISSLERRSASRYYLFSFVNIFLGNILTGTAFQQLDSFIHQPANQYPITIGTAIPLKASFFITYIMVDGWSGIAAEVLMLKPLIIYHLKNFFLVKTEKDREEAMDPGSIGFNTGEPRIQLYFLLGLVYAAVTPTVLPFIIIFFGLAYVVFRHQMINVYNQQYESAAAFWPDVHVRVVIALIVSQLVLMGLLTTKKAASSTPFLIVLPILTIWFHRYCKGRFESAFVKYPLQEAMMKDTLEKATDPNLNIKGYLQHAYVHPVFKASQDDVDEEDAISLKWETESATVPTKRHSRRNTPLPSRISGASSPSMLDGIKNDPES